In Thermococcus thioreducens, a genomic segment contains:
- the psmA gene encoding archaeal proteasome endopeptidase complex subunit alpha yields the protein MAFVPPQAGYDRAITVFSPDGRLFQVNYAREAVKRGATAVGVKWKEGVVLAVEKRITSKLIEPSSYEKIFQIDDHIAAAPSGIIADARVLVDRARLEAQVYRLTYGEPVPLTVLVKKICDLKQAHTQYGGVRPFGAALLMAGVNDKPELYETDPSGAYFEWKAVAIGSGRNTVMAIFEEHYTDDIDMEGAIKLAIMALAKTLEEPSADSIEVAYITMKDKRWKKLGKEELAKYLDEILEEVKEEEVEEREEDYSELDSNY from the coding sequence ATGGCGTTTGTACCACCGCAGGCAGGTTACGACAGGGCCATTACTGTTTTCAGCCCTGACGGAAGGCTCTTCCAGGTAAACTATGCAAGAGAGGCCGTTAAGAGGGGAGCAACCGCCGTCGGTGTTAAGTGGAAGGAAGGTGTTGTTCTCGCCGTCGAGAAGAGGATAACCAGCAAGCTCATCGAGCCGAGCAGCTACGAGAAGATTTTCCAGATCGACGACCACATTGCGGCCGCTCCGAGCGGCATAATAGCTGATGCGAGGGTTCTCGTTGACAGGGCCAGGCTTGAGGCCCAGGTTTACCGCCTGACCTACGGCGAACCCGTTCCGCTCACCGTTCTGGTGAAGAAAATTTGCGACCTCAAGCAGGCCCACACCCAGTACGGCGGTGTGAGGCCCTTCGGCGCGGCCCTTCTTATGGCCGGTGTGAACGACAAACCTGAACTCTACGAGACCGACCCGAGCGGGGCCTACTTCGAGTGGAAGGCCGTCGCGATAGGCAGCGGAAGGAACACCGTCATGGCAATCTTCGAGGAGCACTACACCGACGACATAGACATGGAAGGTGCGATAAAGCTGGCCATAATGGCGCTCGCGAAGACCCTTGAGGAGCCGAGTGCAGATTCCATAGAGGTCGCTTACATAACCATGAAAGACAAGCGCTGGAAGAAGCTCGGCAAGGAAGAGCTGGCCAAGTACCTCGATGAAATCCTCGAAGAGGTCAAGGAAGAGGAAGTCGAGGAGAGGGAAGAGGATTACTCTGAGCTGGATAGCAACTACTGA
- a CDS encoding ribosome assembly factor SBDS: MPISVDKAVIARLKTHGETFEILVDPYLARDFKEGKEVPIEEILATPYVFKDAHKGDKASEHEMEKIFGTSDPYEVAKIILRKGDVQLTAEQRRQMLEDKRRYIATIIHRHAVDPRTGYPHPVDRILRAMEEAGVHVDLFKDAEAQVPGVIKAIRPLLPIKLEMKVIAVKIPGDYVGRAYGEVRKFGTIKREEWASDGSWMFLIEIPGGVEEEFYEKLNALTKGNAITKLIERKGL; encoded by the coding sequence ATGCCCATAAGCGTTGATAAGGCCGTCATCGCCCGTCTGAAGACGCACGGCGAGACGTTTGAGATACTGGTGGATCCCTATCTGGCCAGGGACTTCAAGGAGGGCAAGGAGGTTCCAATAGAGGAGATCCTCGCCACTCCCTACGTTTTTAAAGACGCCCACAAGGGAGACAAGGCCAGCGAGCACGAGATGGAGAAGATATTCGGCACCAGCGACCCCTACGAGGTGGCGAAGATAATCCTCAGGAAGGGTGACGTTCAGCTGACGGCGGAGCAGAGGAGGCAGATGCTTGAGGACAAGAGGCGCTACATAGCGACGATAATCCACCGCCACGCCGTTGACCCGAGAACCGGCTACCCACATCCGGTTGATAGAATCCTCCGGGCGATGGAAGAGGCCGGAGTCCACGTTGACCTGTTCAAGGATGCTGAAGCGCAGGTTCCAGGAGTGATCAAGGCCATAAGACCCCTCCTGCCGATAAAGCTTGAGATGAAGGTTATAGCAGTCAAGATACCCGGGGACTACGTGGGAAGGGCATACGGTGAGGTAAGGAAGTTCGGAACGATAAAGCGCGAAGAGTGGGCCAGCGACGGCTCGTGGATGTTTCTCATCGAGATCCCCGGAGGGGTCGAGGAGGAGTTTTATGAGAAGCTTAACGCCCTCACGAAGGGCAATGCGATAACTAAACTGATAGAGAGGAAGGGACTATGA